The sequence TTGGCAAAGCTCGAATGAAAGGATGTCTCGCGGGTCATTTTCGGTTCCGAATCGGGCGTCATGCGTCTGGCGATCGCTCGCGAGAATTTGTGCTGGCCGGAATAGGTCCGCACATGGATGTCTGTCAGGTCCCAGCCATTGGCCGGCGTGGTGTCGTCGGGGCAGGCGGAGGAGACGCAGACGATGTCGGTCAGCGCCCTGAGCAGCACATAGTCGCCGGGGCGCGACCACGGCTCGTCGGACACCATCACGCCATGCGCGTCGATGGCGGTGTTGAAGAAGAAGTTGATCGCGATCCAGCCCGCGCGGGGTTTGACGCCCTTGCCGGCCAGCGCGCCGTTGAAATTCTCCGAGCAGTTGGTGTGGCCGGGATAGCCGATGTCGTCGTAATATTTCGCAGCGCAAGCCAGCGCGAAGGCATCATGCCGGCCGCATGTGTCCTGCACCACCTCGACCAGCGGCTCCATGTCCTGGTCGTAATATTTTGAATGCAGGCCAGGCATCGGATAGCTCGACCCCATCAGCGTGCGCGTCGTCGTCACGTCGAGCGGATGGTCGAGGCCCTTGTCCAACTTGCGCGCCGAAAAGCACTGGAAGTCGGTGCATTGCCGGCCGTCGACATCGATGATCTGAAGATAGTCGCCGGCCTTGACGAAGTAGGATTCCGCCGTTGCCGAATGGACGCGCAGGTCGAGCACCGGATCGGCGAGGGGATCGGCCAACTGCGACTTTGTTTTCAGGCGGATCGTGGCGCGGCGCACAATGACGGCAAGCGGCGTTGCCGTGTCATGGCTGTCGACCAGCATCGGTCCGCCGGGCGCGGCGATGACCATCGAGCCGTCGCGCGTGACTGTGAAAGCCTGTTCGGTCCCGGCCGGCGTTGTGGCGCCGAACACGCGTAGGGCCTTTGCCTGATCGAGCACCACCTGCCGGCGCGCCAGCCCGCGGCGCAAGGATGCGAGACTGTCATCGCCCTCGGCGAGGAGCGCCTTGATGCCGGCGGCATTGCTGTTGGACTTTTCGCCGAAGATGCCGGGATCGGTGGTGCCTGTGGTGTCCCAGGCCAGAAGTTCGCAGGCCTGGCCGCCTTCGACATTGCGGACGGTGATGATATCGCCGGCCTCGACCTCAATCAGCAAAGCCCCGTTGCCCTGGATCGTGTAGCGCTCCATGCCCGGCGGCAGCGCGATCTGGCCGGGCCTCAGGATGAGACTCGGGCGCGGCGGTCCGGCTGTGACTGTTGGGTAGGGCGACCGGCTCATCTCAGCCTTGCGGTTCGAGAAACAAGTTTGCCTGTGTGTGAAATTATTTTAGCAGCAAGAATAGCAGCGCGGTTGCGTTTGGCAAGGCGAAGGTGGCACAAGCTCCCCTTCTCCCCTTGTGGGAGAAGGGAAGAGCGCGCGCTAGGCTACGCCAAGTCCTCGGAATGCCCGATAACCACACCATACTCCGCGGCCGAGTCCAGCATCGTGTGCCACAGGCTCTCGGCGAAGGTCGCAAACACTAGAACGTTGAACACGGCCGATCCATCTCGGTCAGCGCCACGCCAGAGCGTGACGCTGGTGTGGTCCATCGAAGTCGCAGCAGCCGCGCCAATCGCGAACGCATCCGCATGCAGATCGATCGACGACAGCTTGGCCAACATCGCCCGCGCCTTAGCGCCTGAGATGCTGATCAGCACCCGCGCATGCGATTGGTCGGAGAGTGAAGCCGAACCGGCAAAGGAAGAAGCGAGCGCGGCCATCGCGTGCTTGCCACCCTGTGACAGGACAAAAAACTGATCAGGTCCCGACCAGATCAATGTTGCGTCCTGCGTGCCGACTGCCTTTGGCGTTTCCGGAGCCGCAACACTAAACCTGCCCTTGGCAGCCTTGGCCATCTCCGCCGCCTTGCCGCGCCGCGCCATCACCTGGACGAGGTCGAAATTGCGGATCTCGGTCAGCGTCACGCCGGCATCGCCATGCGCACCATACCGCCCCACCGCGAGCGCGCGATCGAGGGGGCTGCGGACATCCCAGGAAAACTCAGCCACGCTGGCGCCCTCCATCCGGATCGTAGAAGACGGGAT comes from Mesorhizobium japonicum MAFF 303099 and encodes:
- a CDS encoding DUF1989 domain-containing protein, whose protein sequence is MSRSPYPTVTAGPPRPSLILRPGQIALPPGMERYTIQGNGALLIEVEAGDIITVRNVEGGQACELLAWDTTGTTDPGIFGEKSNSNAAGIKALLAEGDDSLASLRRGLARRQVVLDQAKALRVFGATTPAGTEQAFTVTRDGSMVIAAPGGPMLVDSHDTATPLAVIVRRATIRLKTKSQLADPLADPVLDLRVHSATAESYFVKAGDYLQIIDVDGRQCTDFQCFSARKLDKGLDHPLDVTTTRTLMGSSYPMPGLHSKYYDQDMEPLVEVVQDTCGRHDAFALACAAKYYDDIGYPGHTNCSENFNGALAGKGVKPRAGWIAINFFFNTAIDAHGVMVSDEPWSRPGDYVLLRALTDIVCVSSACPDDTTPANGWDLTDIHVRTYSGQHKFSRAIARRMTPDSEPKMTRETSFHSSFAKHTRNFSEYRGYWLANSFAKEGPLAEYWACRQDAVIMDLSPLRKFEVTGPDSEALLQYTLTRDVKKLGVGQVVYSAMCYEHGGMIDDGTLLRLGKDNFRWVGGDDLSGEWLRETAKKLGLNVLVRSSTDQMHNVAVQGPKSRDILREVVWTSPLQPSIDELEWFRFAVARIGGGNGIPVVVSRTGYTGELGYEIWCHPRDAEKVFDAIWEAGQPHGLKPMGLQALDMVRIEAGLIFAGYEFSDQTDPFEAGIGFTVPLKSKTDDFIGREALIRRKEHPQTKLVGLDIDSNVAVGHGDCVHVGRAQIGVVTSGMRSPVLGKNIALARLDVTHAAIGTEVEIGKLDGHAKRLPARVVAFAHYDPQKTRPRS
- a CDS encoding sarcosine oxidase subunit gamma yields the protein MEGASVAEFSWDVRSPLDRALAVGRYGAHGDAGVTLTEIRNFDLVQVMARRGKAAEMAKAAKGRFSVAAPETPKAVGTQDATLIWSGPDQFFVLSQGGKHAMAALASSFAGSASLSDQSHARVLISISGAKARAMLAKLSSIDLHADAFAIGAAAATSMDHTSVTLWRGADRDGSAVFNVLVFATFAESLWHTMLDSAAEYGVVIGHSEDLA